Within the Marinobacter sp. SS13-12 genome, the region CTCGCTTCGCTCAGACACCTTTTCCTGGCGGAAAAATACAACGCACCCCCACACTCATCGGGTCACGAGTTATCGCTGCTCGCAGACTCGAACGGGCCCAAGCCAACATTTTGAGTAAACCGTATTGAAATTGGAGAATGTTATGAAAGCACGCACTTCCTGGGATGTTGTTTGTACCGTTGAGGACCTTGTGCCGGAGTCCGGTGTGGCGGTCTGGACCGAGGATGGGCCGGTGGCGGTGTTTTACTTGCCGCATCGGTTGCCGGCGTTGTTTGCCATCAGCCATACCGATCCGTTTACCGGCAAGAATTTGCTGGCGCGGGGTATTACCGGCGACCTGAAAGGACAGCCGGTGGTGGCTTCACCACTTTACAAACAGCACTTCAACCTGCAGACCGGTCAATGCCTGGAAGATGAGGAGGTAGCCGTTAAAACCTACCCGGTCCTGCTGGATGGCACCAACGTCCGGGTAGAAATCCCGGCAGCGAACAAAGAATCAGTCGCAGCGTAACCGTTCATCACCATGTCCTGAAAGCGGCCCGGCACAATGCCCGAAAAGCCGATTTGGGGGTGGGGGTATTTTTTCTGCCAGGGAAAAGGTGTCTGAGCGCAGCGAGTTCTTTTCCCCAAAGAAAAAATACCCCCACCCCCGAAGCGGCGACTCCCCTTTACCGAACGGGCCGCTTGGCACGCCACCCGAGGACAAACACCGTAAGCGCCGGCAAGAAGGTAACAGTCACCGTAGCCGCACCAGCCAGACCGAACAGCACGATGGCACCCACGCCGCGGTATAACTCGGTGCCTTCGCCCGGCAGGAAGACCAGCGGGGACAGGCCGCAGATGGTGGTCAGGGTGGTCATGGCGATGGGTCTCAGGCGGGTTTCCACGGCGCCGATGACTGCATCCACCACCGACACGTCCTTGTGCCGCAGATTCTGCCTTGCCTGTTCCACCACCAGGATCGGGTTGTTGACCACCGTTCCCATCAAAATCAGAAAGCCCAGCATGGTGATCATGTCGAAGGGCTGGCTCAGAGGCAGCAGGCCGATTTTTGGCAACAGACCGCCCACCAGGTTCATCAGCGCCAGGCCGACGATGCCGCCAGCAATGCCCAGGGGAATGGCCGTCAGGATCAGCAGCGGGAAGCCCCAGTGGGCGAAGATGGCCACCAGCAGCAGGTACACGATCACCACCGCAATCATGAAATTGCCACTCAGGGCATCACGGGTGGCGTTGAGCTGGTCGCTGGCGCCGGAGATGTCTATGGACACACCGGTTGGCAACTCGCCGCTGTCGCGCATGGCACCCAGAAGTTCTGTCCGCACCCGTTCAACCCCGGCCTCCAGCGGCACATCATCCGGCGGGATGACGTTGAGGGTCACGGTACGGCGGCCATCCAGCCGGCGCACAGTGCTGGTGTCCACGGTTTCCTCGATGGTCGCCAGGCTCGACAACGGCAGGGTGGCGCCCTGGGGCGTGTGCACCATCACATCCGGCAGCTCGTCCAGGCTCGGGTTCCTGCCCTCGCTGCCATAAATGTAAATGTCGATCTTGTCGTCATCCAGGAAGAAGTCGTCGACATAGGATCCCTCCGTCAGCGACGCTACGGTGAAACCGATGGCCTCGGTGCCAAGGCCCAGTTCTGCGGCCCGGTCCCAGTCTGGCCGCACCTGGATCAACGGCTGGGCCAGGGAAAGGGTGACGGGCTGGGTCTGGATGCGGGGGTTGTCGAAAATCTCCCGGGCGCGGCCGTATGCGGTGTTGGCCACTTCGTAGATGGATACCAGGTCAGGCCCGGAGATATCCAGGTTAATGCTGCGGGTACCGCCGTCGTTGCTGGAGATAATGGAGCCCTTGGCGGCAAAAGCCCGCATTCCCGGAAACTGCTCGTAGAAACCGGTGATCTGGTCCATCAGCACTTCGATGTGTCGGGCGTTAACCGTTTCCGCGATGATCCGCACGTTGGTGGGGCTCACCTGCATGTTCAGATAGGCCAGGGGCGGTATCGGGGTGTCGCCGCGTTCATAGGCTTCCGGGTCTGCCTGCACATGGGGCAGGAAGTGGTCTTCCACCTGTTTGGCGATGCTCTCCATCTCGGCCAGGTTGTAACCCGGCGGGGCATTCATGGAGGCAAAGGTTTTTGGCTCTTCGCCTTCAGGCAGGTATTCAGCCGGCGGGGTGAGGAACAGGATGATCCAGGTACTCAGCGCAATGGTGCCCAGAATAACCACGGCGCGCCTGAACGGCCCGCTGACCATCCGCCGCACGGCACCCACGATGGCGCCAGCCCATCCGCCAGATACCGTATTGCCGAACTGGTCGGTGTCGGTTTCACTGATGCCAAAATCAAGCCGTGCACTCAGCATCGGAATGACGGTGACGGCCACCAGCATCGACGCGAAAATGGCTGAGGAAATGGCAATCGCCACGTCGGAATACAGCTGCCCGGCTTCCTCCTCGATAAACAGGATCGGCAGAAACACCAGGATGGTGGTCATGGTGGAGGCGAGCACGGCCGGCCAGACCTCCTGCACGCCTTTCAGCGCCGACTCGAACTTGTCCAGCCCCAGGCGACGATGCCGCTCGATGTTCTCCAGCACCACGATACTGTTATCCACCGTCATGCCAATGGCAAAGGCAACGCCGGCCAGGGAAATCACGTTGATGGTACGGCCGGTGATCATCAGACCGAGGAACGCCGCGATGGCACACAAAGGAATACCCACCACGCCCACAAAGGTTGCCCTGGATGAACGCAAGAACAGGAACATCACCAGGGTGGCAAACACGGCACCGATGCCCAGGTTGGTCCAGACATTGGCAACTGACGCTTCCACATAGCGGGCATCGTCGGCGGTCAGGGCCAGCCGCATTCCTTCCGGCTCCAGCACTTCCCGGTTGATGTTCTCCACCTCCTCCATCATCGCCCACTTGATATCGATGACGTTGGAGCCGCTCTCCCGCCGCACCTGCAGGCCCAAGACCCTCTGGCCGTTGATGTACGACAGCTCTCGGATGCGGGAATGATCCTGTCGCACGCTCGCCACCTCAGACAGCCGGACCACACTGTCTCCGGTACGGGAGACGACCAGAGCACGCAGCTCCTCGATGTCGCGGAATCGCCCGACGGTACGCAGCAGGTAGCGGCGTTTGCCGGCATCCACTTCACCCCCTGACACGTCCTGGTTGCGGCTGGTGATGGCATCCCGCAGGTCCAGCAGGCTAAGGCCACGCTGAGCCAGCTTTGCTTCATCCACGGTGATCTGCATCTGCCGGTCGGCGCCGCCACCCACGGACACTTCGGAAACCCCGCGCACGCTTTCCATGCGGGGGCGGACACGGTCCTCCACAAAATCGCGCATCAGGTCAATATCCAGCTCCCGGGGATTGCCCGGCAAGGTGGAAACCCGGAAATACATGAAGGCATTGGAGGAGAACGAAGCCGCCACAATACGCGGCTC harbors:
- the nirD gene encoding nitrite reductase small subunit NirD, with amino-acid sequence MKARTSWDVVCTVEDLVPESGVAVWTEDGPVAVFYLPHRLPALFAISHTDPFTGKNLLARGITGDLKGQPVVASPLYKQHFNLQTGQCLEDEEVAVKTYPVLLDGTNVRVEIPAANKESVAA
- a CDS encoding efflux RND transporter permease subunit, with the translated sequence MFAGVIRHGTLVTVVTLIIAVIGAAAALRIPVQMIPDLETRTVTVETQWPGATPQDIEKEILIEQERYLRNVPNLSEMASSASSGAAEIELEFPFGVDITETLIQVNNALSQVSNYPTNVDEPRIVAASFSSNAFMYFRVSTLPGNPRELDIDLMRDFVEDRVRPRMESVRGVSEVSVGGGADRQMQITVDEAKLAQRGLSLLDLRDAITSRNQDVSGGEVDAGKRRYLLRTVGRFRDIEELRALVVSRTGDSVVRLSEVASVRQDHSRIRELSYINGQRVLGLQVRRESGSNVIDIKWAMMEEVENINREVLEPEGMRLALTADDARYVEASVANVWTNLGIGAVFATLVMFLFLRSSRATFVGVVGIPLCAIAAFLGLMITGRTINVISLAGVAFAIGMTVDNSIVVLENIERHRRLGLDKFESALKGVQEVWPAVLASTMTTILVFLPILFIEEEAGQLYSDVAIAISSAIFASMLVAVTVIPMLSARLDFGISETDTDQFGNTVSGGWAGAIVGAVRRMVSGPFRRAVVILGTIALSTWIILFLTPPAEYLPEGEEPKTFASMNAPPGYNLAEMESIAKQVEDHFLPHVQADPEAYERGDTPIPPLAYLNMQVSPTNVRIIAETVNARHIEVLMDQITGFYEQFPGMRAFAAKGSIISSNDGGTRSINLDISGPDLVSIYEVANTAYGRAREIFDNPRIQTQPVTLSLAQPLIQVRPDWDRAAELGLGTEAIGFTVASLTEGSYVDDFFLDDDKIDIYIYGSEGRNPSLDELPDVMVHTPQGATLPLSSLATIEETVDTSTVRRLDGRRTVTLNVIPPDDVPLEAGVERVRTELLGAMRDSGELPTGVSIDISGASDQLNATRDALSGNFMIAVVIVYLLLVAIFAHWGFPLLILTAIPLGIAGGIVGLALMNLVGGLLPKIGLLPLSQPFDMITMLGFLILMGTVVNNPILVVEQARQNLRHKDVSVVDAVIGAVETRLRPIAMTTLTTICGLSPLVFLPGEGTELYRGVGAIVLFGLAGAATVTVTFLPALTVFVLGWRAKRPVR